Proteins found in one Paenibacillus wynnii genomic segment:
- a CDS encoding DUF2809 domain-containing protein encodes MKLKLGYIGVILLVIALGISSRVFSDKLPLFISSHAGDALWGSMVYLGFRVLLNKHKLRLSLVLGLLFSYAIECSQLYQGEWINGVRSTVLGGLILGKGFLWIDLIRYFTGIGMAFALDYFILNSTKTDIDRSPRKQKE; translated from the coding sequence ATGAAGCTGAAATTAGGATATATTGGCGTCATTCTCCTTGTAATTGCGCTTGGTATTAGTTCGAGAGTTTTTTCGGACAAGTTGCCCTTATTTATATCCAGTCATGCCGGGGATGCGTTATGGGGGAGTATGGTTTATTTAGGGTTTCGGGTGCTGCTGAATAAACATAAATTGCGTCTCTCCTTGGTTCTTGGCTTGCTTTTTAGCTATGCCATTGAATGTAGTCAGCTGTATCAGGGAGAATGGATTAACGGTGTCCGTTCTACGGTATTGGGAGGATTGATCCTCGGAAAAGGCTTTTTGTGGATCGACTTGATCAGGTATTTCACAGGGATCGGGATGGCTTTCGCGCTGGATTATTTCATCTTAAATAGTACCAAGACAGATATAGACAGATCGCCGCGGAAGCAAAAAGAATAA
- a CDS encoding HD-GYP domain-containing protein, translated as MKVHVMDLKPGDRLKTDTFNNVGLHVLPQGTTIKSEEIAVLIRHSIDYVDIEHRNVSALRESAAFRQSLLKGSIDEAIETYESVFLESLTSGKFTQSMIDDSLRPLLKNLDNQGDVVSLLLMLEQDHANTYNHSLQVGLLSYYLAKWLGHTKSEIYVISRAGYLHDIGKSQVPQAILNKKVLTNAELEELKRHTTYGYEVISNSMADASAPLVALQHHEFEDGSGYPKGILQSDIHPYTRIVTVANLYIGMITSRNFQLKQSLMNVLRKINELGFGKLHAKTVQTLIWNMLPNFIGKSVRLSNGETGIIIMNNPTDIFKPLVRVEDQFRDLSRERNLSIDEVFM; from the coding sequence ATGAAAGTCCATGTTATGGATCTTAAACCCGGTGATCGTCTAAAAACAGATACTTTCAATAATGTGGGTCTGCATGTCCTTCCTCAGGGTACTACTATTAAAAGTGAGGAAATCGCAGTTCTTATTAGGCATAGTATTGATTACGTTGATATTGAGCATCGAAATGTGTCGGCCCTCCGAGAGAGTGCTGCTTTCCGTCAGAGTTTGTTAAAGGGAAGTATTGATGAAGCTATCGAAACCTATGAATCGGTCTTTCTCGAATCCTTGACAAGCGGTAAGTTTACACAGTCCATGATCGATGATTCATTGCGGCCGCTTCTAAAGAATCTGGATAATCAAGGGGATGTCGTATCCCTTCTGCTTATGCTGGAGCAGGATCATGCAAACACTTATAATCATTCTTTGCAAGTGGGGTTATTATCCTATTACTTAGCGAAATGGCTGGGCCATACCAAGTCGGAGATCTATGTAATCAGCCGAGCCGGGTATTTGCACGATATCGGTAAAAGTCAGGTCCCTCAGGCAATTTTGAATAAAAAGGTACTTACAAATGCAGAATTGGAAGAATTGAAACGGCATACCACCTACGGTTATGAAGTGATAAGCAATTCTATGGCTGATGCGTCTGCACCATTGGTTGCTCTTCAACATCATGAGTTCGAAGATGGTTCAGGGTATCCCAAAGGTATTCTTCAGAGCGATATTCATCCCTATACCCGAATCGTTACCGTTGCTAATCTCTATATCGGTATGATTACCTCCAGAAACTTTCAGCTGAAGCAAAGCCTTATGAACGTTCTTCGGAAAATAAACGAGTTGGGGTTCGGTAAGCTTCATGCGAAAACTGTGCAGACATTGATCTGGAATATGCTTCCTAACTTTATCGGTAAAAGTGTTCGATTAAGCAACGGGGAAACAGGCATAATCATCATGAATAATCCCACAGATATATTCAAGCCGTTAGTTCGGGTGGAAGACCAATTCAGGGATTTGTCACGGGAACGTAACCTATCCATTGATGAAGTATTCATGTAA
- a CDS encoding glycoside hydrolase family 9 protein, whose product MSECGTRMITLNQIGYPVDGQKIALFTSSESEFKVIEVISGAVVFEGRLGNSVEDGASGVTVRKGDFSEVQQPGQYRIEQGKHRSGAFIITDRPYHDLQQGLLKAFYYYRCGVELTEEYAGPWSHKACHTAEGIVYGKPELKLDSSGGWHDAGDYGKYSGPGAKAVADLLLAYEMYPSALLSPIPLPESDGHTPDVLLECKVELDWLFKMQEAETGGVYHKLTTLNFPGLDVMPEDDTAALYFSPVSAAATGDFAGVMALASRIYKPFNHSYAQKCLDAAVAAWGWLETHPIVPGFNNPSEITTGEYGDEQDLDERFWAAAEMYRATGEEVYHKAFEQLAEESFPKYMLGWGDMGGYGSIAYLLNDKVDKESALYLSLQEGLLTEAQRLLDQSRQEGYLISLKEEDYIWGSNMLVMNNAMLLLFAEHLSGDSSFAACALDHLHYLMGRNVLDISYVTGFGDKSVMHPHHRPSVGDNVDAPVPGLVSGGPDRGLHDDYVVEHLQGKPAAQCFADHELSYSTNEVTIYWNSPALFVTARFNQ is encoded by the coding sequence ATGAGCGAGTGTGGAACACGCATGATAACATTAAATCAGATTGGCTATCCTGTGGATGGACAAAAAATCGCCTTGTTTACATCTTCTGAAAGCGAATTCAAGGTCATTGAGGTAATTTCTGGTGCTGTAGTTTTTGAAGGGCGGCTTGGGAATTCGGTAGAGGATGGAGCCAGCGGGGTTACCGTTCGCAAGGGAGATTTCTCAGAGGTGCAACAACCGGGGCAATACCGCATAGAGCAGGGTAAGCATCGATCCGGCGCATTTATTATCACAGATAGACCTTATCATGATTTACAACAAGGATTGCTGAAAGCATTTTATTATTACCGTTGCGGAGTAGAGCTTACAGAGGAGTATGCCGGACCTTGGAGCCATAAGGCCTGCCACACAGCTGAGGGTATTGTGTACGGGAAACCTGAGCTCAAGCTGGATAGTTCTGGCGGGTGGCATGATGCCGGCGATTACGGAAAATATAGTGGACCGGGTGCCAAGGCCGTTGCTGATCTTCTGCTTGCCTATGAAATGTATCCTTCCGCATTGCTGAGCCCTATTCCACTTCCTGAAAGTGATGGTCATACACCGGATGTTCTGTTGGAATGCAAGGTGGAGCTGGATTGGTTGTTCAAGATGCAGGAAGCCGAAACCGGCGGTGTATATCATAAATTAACTACGTTGAATTTTCCGGGTCTTGATGTAATGCCTGAGGATGATACAGCAGCATTATACTTTTCCCCAGTATCGGCAGCAGCAACTGGAGATTTCGCGGGTGTGATGGCATTGGCATCCAGAATATATAAGCCATTTAATCATTCGTATGCGCAAAAGTGTCTGGATGCGGCAGTAGCAGCGTGGGGCTGGTTAGAGACCCATCCTATTGTTCCGGGATTTAATAATCCCTCGGAGATTACAACGGGGGAATACGGAGACGAGCAGGATTTGGATGAGCGTTTCTGGGCAGCGGCTGAAATGTATCGGGCAACCGGTGAAGAAGTTTATCACAAGGCGTTCGAACAACTTGCAGAGGAATCCTTTCCCAAGTATATGTTAGGCTGGGGCGATATGGGCGGTTACGGTTCCATAGCTTACTTGTTAAATGATAAAGTGGATAAGGAGAGTGCGCTATATCTTTCGTTACAAGAAGGGCTACTGACTGAAGCCCAACGTCTGTTGGATCAGAGCCGTCAAGAGGGTTACCTGATCTCATTGAAGGAAGAGGATTATATTTGGGGCAGTAATATGCTTGTGATGAACAATGCCATGCTGCTTCTCTTCGCAGAGCATCTAAGCGGGGATTCCAGCTTTGCAGCCTGTGCTTTGGATCATCTGCATTATTTAATGGGCAGGAATGTACTGGATATTAGCTACGTTACCGGATTCGGTGATAAATCAGTAATGCATCCGCATCACCGGCCATCGGTAGGAGATAATGTAGATGCTCCTGTACCGGGGTTAGTCTCCGGCGGACCGGACCGTGGACTGCATGATGATTATGTAGTTGAGCATTTGCAAGGGAAGCCGGCTGCCCAATGCTTTGCTGATCATGAACTGAGTTATTCTACAAATGAAGTAACTATATATTGGAACTCACCGGCGCTGTTCGTCACAGCACGCTTTAACCAGTAA
- a CDS encoding sensor domain-containing diguanylate cyclase: MPKRGSRGQRNKLSLTTLLIGLVSLSVLLTSTILLLASYQSKRQSLIDTTLQLNYTNANKMSQTIDSLFRSMRTSLQYSAKALSGTNEMSISDRDEYLDLLRNSSNYFNSMAIIDGKGIIQNVSPQRLGTAGKEVNTIAGVDISISQTPFLSEPYRASTTGRLIVIMTQPYFDGKGHYRGVIAGTLNLQDHNVLTMIFGSNNVDTEGSYYYIVGSDGKILFHPDRSRIGQDVRANKVVQKLLEGKSGQERVINTRGVEMLAGYSNVPANGWGVVVESSNAMLNEQVSGHIKNILWYILMPFVLLLMAVILIAHELARPFVFLANLVNKIGKEKVELPERKPHWNREADLLTKTVLLALADFQKHTDQLTQEALTDSLTGLTNRRNFENTMDQWIGEGKSFSLIVMDVDKFKFVNDTYGHQAGDDVLRQVANVISASVRPKDICCRYGGEEFVVLLAKTTVKDAYIVAERVRKAVAIGEVNHGLPITVSQGIAHFPSQARSSDHLFHLADQALYKAKESGRNRTVIAELQ; the protein is encoded by the coding sequence ATGCCTAAGCGGGGAAGCCGGGGTCAAAGAAACAAATTAAGTCTGACTACACTGCTTATTGGATTAGTATCCCTGTCTGTCCTTTTAACCTCAACGATTCTTTTGCTTGCTTCTTATCAGTCTAAAAGGCAATCGTTGATCGACACAACACTTCAATTGAATTATACCAATGCCAATAAAATGAGCCAGACGATAGATTCTTTATTCAGATCCATGCGTACGAGCTTGCAATACTCAGCCAAAGCCTTATCAGGCACTAACGAGATGAGTATTTCTGACCGAGATGAATATTTAGATTTGTTAAGGAACAGCAGCAATTACTTCAATTCGATGGCTATTATCGATGGAAAAGGCATCATCCAAAATGTATCCCCTCAGAGATTGGGGACAGCCGGCAAAGAAGTGAATACCATAGCCGGGGTGGATATCAGCATTTCTCAGACTCCTTTTCTTTCCGAACCGTATCGAGCGTCAACTACGGGGCGGCTTATAGTGATTATGACCCAGCCCTATTTTGATGGAAAAGGTCACTATAGAGGAGTCATTGCAGGTACCCTTAATCTTCAAGATCACAACGTGTTGACAATGATTTTCGGGAGCAACAATGTTGATACTGAAGGGTCCTACTATTACATTGTCGGGTCGGACGGTAAGATACTGTTCCATCCTGACAGGAGTCGCATTGGGCAAGATGTTAGAGCAAATAAGGTTGTACAGAAACTCCTTGAAGGAAAAAGTGGACAGGAAAGAGTCATTAACACGAGGGGAGTAGAGATGCTTGCGGGCTATTCTAACGTTCCAGCCAATGGGTGGGGAGTGGTAGTTGAATCCTCAAACGCTATGCTGAATGAACAAGTGAGCGGCCATATTAAAAACATTCTTTGGTACATTTTAATGCCGTTCGTATTACTGTTGATGGCCGTTATTCTAATCGCACACGAACTGGCAAGACCTTTCGTATTTCTTGCTAACTTAGTTAACAAAATAGGGAAAGAAAAAGTAGAGCTGCCTGAGAGAAAACCACATTGGAACCGAGAAGCGGATTTGTTAACGAAAACGGTACTCCTTGCCTTGGCTGATTTTCAAAAACATACAGATCAACTGACCCAGGAAGCACTGACGGATTCCTTAACCGGACTTACGAATCGCAGGAATTTTGAGAATACAATGGATCAATGGATTGGCGAAGGCAAGTCTTTCTCATTAATCGTTATGGATGTGGATAAATTCAAATTTGTGAATGATACATATGGTCATCAAGCGGGAGACGATGTACTTAGGCAGGTTGCCAATGTGATTTCTGCTTCCGTTAGACCCAAGGATATATGCTGCAGATATGGGGGCGAGGAATTCGTAGTTCTTTTAGCTAAGACTACTGTAAAGGATGCTTACATTGTGGCTGAACGAGTTAGAAAAGCAGTCGCTATTGGAGAGGTAAACCACGGACTCCCGATTACCGTATCACAAGGCATCGCTCACTTTCCCTCCCAGGCAAGGTCTTCAGATCATTTATTTCATTTGGCAGATCAAGCCCTTTACAAGGCGAAGGAATCAGGTAGGAATAGAACCGTTATAGCAGAGCTGCAGTAG
- a CDS encoding cupin domain-containing protein yields the protein MSSYIENSSPELQFTYDLSQNPVFKKDANNFINELSINQLNTLENLSILDIYLSKANVIEPHYHQNAAELIYCICGALVVSIINPFSKELLHFPICPGQVVNVPQGWWHYEVATIDNTHLLAIFDAPFPDTIYGSDLLRLTPPNVLAHTYCLDEAKVRDTLSPIKQTTVLGPPPGCCPQPSQQGYGSHSYVPQQYTTQGYQNQAYTQQYMQQPYVQQTLYSQYPGTQE from the coding sequence GTGAGCTCTTATATAGAGAATTCATCACCCGAGTTACAGTTTACTTATGATTTGAGCCAGAACCCGGTTTTTAAAAAAGATGCCAACAACTTCATCAATGAACTGTCCATTAACCAATTGAATACTCTTGAGAATTTATCCATCCTAGATATATATCTTAGTAAAGCTAACGTGATAGAACCCCACTATCATCAAAATGCTGCAGAACTCATCTATTGTATTTGTGGCGCATTGGTTGTCTCTATTATTAATCCGTTTAGCAAGGAATTGCTGCATTTCCCAATATGTCCGGGTCAAGTAGTGAACGTGCCACAGGGCTGGTGGCATTACGAAGTGGCTACTATAGATAACACGCATCTTCTGGCGATTTTTGATGCACCCTTTCCCGATACAATCTATGGATCAGATCTTTTGCGGCTCACTCCTCCTAATGTGCTTGCCCACACGTACTGCCTCGATGAGGCGAAAGTTAGGGATACCTTATCTCCAATAAAACAGACTACGGTTCTTGGCCCTCCACCGGGCTGCTGCCCCCAACCATCCCAGCAGGGTTACGGTTCCCACTCGTACGTTCCTCAGCAGTACACTACTCAAGGCTATCAGAATCAGGCATACACTCAACAATATATGCAACAGCCTTATGTGCAGCAGACCCTTTATTCTCAGTACCCGGGCACTCAAGAGTGA
- a CDS encoding acryloyl-CoA reductase: protein MSETFQALVVEKSETSFSVAVKPVTMEELPAGEVVIRVSYSSVNYKDGLASIPNGNIIRTYPFIPGIDLSGHVVSSTDDRFQEGQPVFASGYGIGVSHFGGYSEYARIPADWVMPLPEGITLREAMIYGTAGFTAALSIQALEEHGIGPDNGKILVTGATGGVGGAAIAMLSKKGFHVVASTGKTDEEEYLKTLGAEEVISREDVTGTSVKPLDKQLWQAAVDSVGGSSLAAILSKISYNGSVAASGLTGGTAVPTSVLPFILRGVNLLGIDSVSCSTEKRLKVWQRMASDLKPAQLDTLVYREVTLDELPLALEDILKGAIRGRVLVRLS from the coding sequence ATGTCCGAAACATTCCAAGCATTAGTTGTAGAGAAATCCGAAACCTCATTTTCGGTCGCTGTAAAGCCGGTTACCATGGAGGAATTACCTGCTGGAGAGGTTGTTATCAGAGTATCCTATTCCAGTGTGAATTATAAAGACGGATTAGCTAGCATTCCGAATGGCAATATTATCAGAACCTATCCTTTTATCCCGGGTATTGATTTGTCCGGACATGTTGTCTCTTCTACAGATGACAGGTTTCAAGAAGGACAACCCGTGTTTGCCAGCGGTTATGGTATCGGTGTTTCCCACTTTGGAGGCTATAGCGAATATGCACGTATTCCTGCGGATTGGGTAATGCCTTTGCCGGAGGGAATTACATTAAGAGAAGCTATGATTTATGGTACAGCCGGCTTCACCGCCGCATTGTCCATACAGGCTTTGGAAGAACACGGTATTGGGCCTGATAACGGTAAGATATTAGTGACCGGGGCTACAGGCGGTGTCGGTGGCGCTGCGATTGCTATGCTTAGCAAAAAGGGCTTCCACGTAGTTGCAAGTACGGGTAAGACTGACGAAGAAGAATATCTGAAAACTCTTGGGGCAGAGGAAGTCATCTCCCGCGAAGATGTTACAGGTACCTCCGTTAAACCTCTTGATAAACAGTTATGGCAAGCTGCTGTAGATTCGGTTGGGGGAAGCTCACTTGCAGCAATATTGAGCAAAATTTCCTATAACGGATCCGTTGCCGCCAGCGGCCTAACCGGTGGAACCGCAGTCCCGACATCCGTGTTGCCGTTTATCCTTCGCGGTGTTAACTTACTTGGTATTGATTCCGTATCCTGCAGTACAGAGAAACGGCTTAAGGTATGGCAGCGGATGGCAAGTGATCTAAAGCCTGCGCAGCTTGATACTCTCGTCTACCGGGAAGTCACCCTGGATGAATTGCCATTGGCACTGGAAGATATATTAAAAGGGGCCATCCGCGGCAGAGTGCTTGTCCGTTTGTCCTAA
- a CDS encoding MATE family efflux transporter, with protein sequence MAPSTTKTLKTMTVFAITWPIFIEILFHILMGTVDTFMLSHISDEVVSAVGISRQLIEFSIILFNLLGLGVGVVISQLIGAGRVQDVSQTAASALTFNLIFGLLISLIFITSRDTLLSFYDVPQNVHNDAALYMMLVGGSLFLEALMLTAGPVIRSHGYTRDTMFIGIGMNILHLIGNSLLIFGWLGFPQLGIMGAAISTIISRIIACIGIFILLYKRVGEPIHFRYYFTMKWQELTAILKIGIPSGLEWLSYHISNMLITRFVTFMGLTAVTAHVYSNTIVYFFMIFGMAIGEGTEIIVARLIGSGQKEKAYRQLLSSLKWAMGITTGTLVVGIMFRTQVFDFFTDDPDVIAIGASILLLCILLEPGRVFNHVVINSLRAAGDVQFPLMMAIIFMWGIKVPLAYFLGIHQGYGVLGVWIAHAADEWVRGVFHYFRWKGRKWQQKSLLSPQMLDADSA encoded by the coding sequence GTGGCTCCATCAACAACAAAGACCCTAAAAACCATGACCGTTTTCGCCATCACTTGGCCTATTTTCATCGAAATACTGTTTCACATTCTGATGGGAACCGTGGATACCTTTATGCTGAGTCATATATCAGATGAGGTTGTATCAGCCGTGGGCATTTCCCGTCAGCTCATTGAGTTTTCTATTATTCTGTTTAATTTACTCGGTCTTGGTGTTGGGGTTGTCATTTCCCAGCTCATTGGTGCCGGCCGGGTTCAGGATGTTAGCCAAACTGCGGCCTCAGCTTTAACCTTCAACCTTATTTTTGGCCTCCTAATCAGTCTGATTTTCATTACAAGCAGAGACACGTTATTGTCCTTCTATGATGTTCCTCAGAATGTACATAATGATGCTGCACTTTATATGATGCTGGTCGGAGGATCGTTATTTCTCGAAGCTCTGATGCTAACTGCTGGGCCGGTCATCCGATCACACGGATATACGCGGGACACCATGTTTATTGGGATAGGTATGAATATTCTTCATCTAATCGGCAACTCGCTACTAATCTTTGGCTGGCTAGGCTTCCCGCAGCTCGGCATTATGGGGGCAGCAATCTCTACCATAATCAGTCGTATTATCGCATGTATTGGAATTTTCATTCTGCTGTATAAGCGTGTAGGAGAACCCATACATTTCCGTTATTACTTTACAATGAAATGGCAGGAACTTACCGCGATCTTGAAAATCGGCATTCCTTCCGGATTAGAATGGCTGTCGTACCATATCAGTAATATGTTGATCACGCGCTTCGTAACCTTTATGGGATTGACAGCAGTGACTGCTCATGTCTACAGTAATACCATCGTTTATTTCTTCATGATTTTTGGAATGGCAATTGGTGAAGGAACCGAGATTATTGTCGCCCGGCTGATAGGTTCAGGTCAGAAGGAAAAAGCTTACCGGCAGCTGTTATCCAGTCTGAAATGGGCTATGGGAATTACTACAGGTACACTTGTCGTTGGCATTATGTTCCGTACACAGGTGTTCGATTTCTTCACAGATGACCCTGATGTCATTGCCATTGGCGCATCCATTCTGCTGCTGTGCATCCTTCTGGAGCCAGGACGGGTATTCAATCATGTGGTTATTAATTCGCTTCGCGCAGCAGGTGATGTTCAGTTTCCTCTAATGATGGCGATCATTTTTATGTGGGGAATTAAAGTACCTTTAGCCTATTTTCTTGGAATTCATCAGGGTTACGGTGTGCTAGGAGTGTGGATCGCCCACGCCGCCGATGAGTGGGTGCGAGGTGTGTTCCACTACTTTCGGTGGAAGGGACGTAAATGGCAGCAAAAGTCCCTGCTGTCTCCACAAATGTTGGATGCAGACTCTGCATAG
- a CDS encoding GNAT family N-acetyltransferase codes for MVTVKEMESESLPALSELYTELINKSTDFSKLEAVFKSIKEDSRYILLGAFIEGELLGSVMGIICQDLVGECKPFMVIENVVVSSRARRQGVGQKLMAALEVIAREKDCWYIILVSGEQRKEAHIFYEALGYREEKVEGYRKHLISH; via the coding sequence ATGGTAACTGTAAAAGAAATGGAGTCAGAGTCTCTTCCAGCATTGAGTGAATTATATACCGAGCTGATTAACAAATCTACCGACTTCAGCAAGCTGGAGGCTGTGTTCAAGAGTATTAAAGAGGACAGTCGCTATATATTATTAGGGGCTTTTATCGAAGGGGAGCTTCTGGGTTCCGTAATGGGTATTATTTGCCAGGATCTTGTTGGTGAGTGCAAACCTTTTATGGTGATTGAGAACGTGGTAGTCTCTTCTCGTGCACGCCGTCAGGGAGTGGGTCAAAAGCTGATGGCCGCCTTAGAAGTAATCGCACGGGAAAAAGATTGCTGGTACATCATCCTAGTTTCAGGGGAGCAGCGGAAGGAAGCGCATATTTTTTATGAAGCTTTAGGCTATAGGGAAGAGAAAGTCGAAGGATACCGGAAACATCTGATTTCACATTAA
- a CDS encoding DUF6544 family protein — translation MFLLYTLIVLVILVAVIVGVVGVAVLMFNNSVRKQVNQLIHNISNIKTEIIRKEDLAGLPLPVQKWLIGTHIIGKEKIINVRLEQIGKMRTKEDGHWMPVQAVQYFRVDEPGFVWKAYVKMAPLLHMSGLDNYQEGKGKMNIKLLSLFSVVKAKGPEMDFSTMVRYLAEMPWFPTAALHSYIQWEVIDEHSSRATMSYQGVSASGVFSFNEKSDLISFNTKRYKEINGKYVLSDWGGINTEFKEFNGIRIPSKSEVIWKEKSGDFNWFQLEIKGIEYNQRF, via the coding sequence ATGTTCTTATTGTATACGTTAATCGTTCTCGTAATTCTTGTTGCCGTAATTGTAGGGGTTGTAGGGGTTGCAGTACTGATGTTCAACAACAGTGTTAGGAAGCAAGTGAATCAGCTGATACATAATATCTCCAACATAAAGACTGAAATCATTCGCAAAGAAGATTTGGCAGGCCTACCGCTTCCCGTTCAGAAATGGCTCATAGGCACCCATATTATCGGGAAAGAAAAGATCATAAATGTTCGTCTAGAACAAATAGGGAAAATGCGCACAAAAGAAGACGGGCATTGGATGCCAGTTCAGGCGGTGCAGTATTTTAGAGTGGATGAACCGGGGTTCGTGTGGAAGGCCTATGTTAAAATGGCTCCCCTACTCCATATGAGCGGATTGGATAACTATCAGGAAGGTAAAGGCAAAATGAACATTAAGCTGCTTTCTTTATTCTCAGTGGTTAAAGCGAAGGGGCCTGAAATGGACTTTAGCACAATGGTTCGATATTTGGCTGAGATGCCATGGTTTCCGACTGCCGCTTTACATTCATATATCCAATGGGAAGTGATTGATGAACACTCGTCACGGGCAACAATGAGCTATCAAGGAGTAAGCGCATCAGGCGTTTTCTCTTTTAATGAGAAGAGCGATCTCATCAGTTTCAACACCAAAAGGTACAAAGAAATAAACGGAAAATATGTGTTAAGCGATTGGGGAGGCATTAATACAGAATTTAAAGAGTTTAATGGAATACGAATTCCTTCAAAGTCAGAGGTTATTTGGAAAGAGAAAAGCGGAGATTTCAACTGGTTTCAGTTAGAGATTAAGGGAATTGAATACAATCAACGATTCTAG
- a CDS encoding response regulator transcription factor: MNQLCKVLIVDDEILVRQGIKYVLDWEREGFQLVGEASNGQEALELVQTLKPHIVITDIVMPVMDGEELTRIVKRDYPEIEVIVLSSFSEFHYVRSTFQSGVADYILKPKLEAGGLLQVLNKTKDKIPGLVTADSTDKETLSVDALISRIISGYEEEPDSDLLSQKFPHEQFFYLSCDLGLPKISDRQTLDKLKGTIIARLEKQVPNIIPYPVPGEQNTILFLINLKEKQWSQTVQAMRLMSEGLAESEPDLRWVLSERFYEWSKASNVYNNSYLKLLQYRFFLPDKVLLIHEELPKPKAEPDKFNLSHFTEQIKRLQLEEAFTDLRQHVTSLSNHYESDVFEFKSFLGNIIFNVTNQLAHIKALEEDKYAMFRAIDEAPDVEETILVLESFISKVIQHTSNPGGPQASNANMNRLLEYIEDHYTEPLSLTELAKHFHFNPSYLSSLFTSHNKEGFKEHLNKVRTDKAAKLLREDGASISEISSMVGYGDHSYFCKVFKKYTGLSPSHYRRQYYSQE; encoded by the coding sequence GTGAACCAGTTGTGTAAGGTGCTCATTGTGGATGATGAAATATTGGTTCGCCAGGGTATTAAATATGTGTTGGATTGGGAACGGGAAGGGTTTCAGTTGGTTGGAGAAGCATCCAACGGGCAGGAAGCATTGGAGTTGGTCCAAACGCTTAAACCCCATATTGTGATTACAGATATTGTGATGCCCGTTATGGACGGCGAGGAATTAACGCGAATCGTAAAACGGGATTATCCGGAGATTGAAGTTATTGTGTTAAGCAGTTTCAGTGAATTTCACTATGTGCGATCCACTTTCCAAAGCGGTGTAGCTGACTATATATTGAAACCGAAGCTGGAAGCTGGGGGATTGCTCCAAGTGTTAAATAAAACGAAGGACAAAATTCCTGGCTTAGTTACTGCAGATTCCACGGATAAGGAAACTCTGTCTGTTGATGCTCTTATAAGCAGGATTATTTCCGGCTATGAGGAAGAACCTGATTCCGATTTACTATCCCAAAAATTCCCCCATGAGCAGTTCTTCTATCTGAGCTGTGATCTAGGACTCCCTAAAATCTCTGATAGACAAACACTAGACAAGCTTAAGGGTACGATAATAGCCAGATTAGAGAAACAAGTTCCTAATATTATTCCATATCCTGTTCCAGGGGAGCAGAACACCATCTTATTCCTGATCAATCTGAAGGAGAAGCAATGGAGTCAAACCGTCCAGGCGATGAGGCTCATGTCAGAAGGGTTGGCTGAGTCGGAGCCAGACCTCCGGTGGGTGCTTAGCGAACGGTTCTATGAGTGGAGTAAAGCTTCAAATGTATATAACAACAGCTATTTGAAGTTGCTCCAATATCGCTTCTTTCTTCCGGATAAGGTACTTTTAATCCATGAGGAACTGCCTAAACCAAAGGCTGAGCCCGACAAGTTCAATTTGTCTCATTTTACAGAGCAAATTAAAAGGCTTCAACTGGAGGAAGCTTTTACAGATTTAAGACAGCATGTCACTTCATTATCCAATCACTATGAAAGCGATGTCTTTGAATTCAAATCTTTTTTAGGTAATATCATTTTCAATGTCACCAACCAATTAGCTCATATCAAAGCACTGGAAGAAGATAAATACGCAATGTTTCGTGCTATTGATGAGGCACCCGATGTGGAGGAGACGATCCTTGTATTGGAATCTTTTATAAGCAAAGTTATTCAACATACGTCTAATCCCGGAGGCCCGCAGGCCAGCAATGCGAATATGAACCGGCTGCTTGAGTATATCGAAGATCACTATACTGAACCTTTGAGTCTGACGGAACTGGCTAAGCATTTTCACTTCAATCCGTCCTATTTATCGAGTCTCTTTACCTCACATAACAAAGAAGGCTTTAAGGAGCATTTGAATAAAGTTAGAACGGATAAAGCGGCGAAGCTTCTTAGGGAGGACGGGGCCTCCATTTCGGAGATCAGCAGTATGGTCGGGTACGGGGATCATAGTTACTTCTGCAAAGTGTTCAAAAAATATACGGGATTATCGCCTAGCCACTATAGAAGGCAATATTACAGTCAGGAGTAG